The genomic segment TCGGTCTCTGAAATTATACTGAAAGCTGATTTCTAATCGATGAATGCACCATGAGACATATACTTTTTGCATTATACAGATATTGCAATATCTACTTCTGATTATGGCGGCtatttccattttcttttgGATTAAAGGTATGAGGGGATCGGCTACCTTAATTATCTGGAATGCAACTACAGTTGCACAGCTTAGACAGAAAATGTCCCATGCTTGAAATTCTCTAAGTATCAGGGACTATTACAGACTCACTTATGACAATCTGCATGACACACAGATCCCCAAAAATGTGGCATACAGTCAATCAATTGATACATTTAACATGCAACTTTGCATTAACagaactgcacatttagaacaaCATTAGTGCAGGTAACATGTTGAATGAGAGCAGTGCTGTTAACCAAGCAAGTGGGGGTGAAttagtttacaaagaatgactaaagacatttaactttttctcctatttacatttttctccaAGTAACTACGAAGCCGGATCCTTCACAGTTAAGTTAAATCTCGAGAATGTCAACAGGACTTTGACTCACCAGAGAACTCTGATTCCCTTGAAAGAAGTCTACGAAGTTGGCTTGCCCAAAAAGCAATAGTAGGGCTTTACAGTTGAGAGGTGTCATGCAAATTATTGATATTTTGATTTGAACATCTATGCTAGAACATGAATGGATTGTTATTGTTGTAGTCAGCCTACAGTTCAAAAAGCACAGAACTATTAGTCAGTTGTGGAAGTTCCTCTGATAAGTTTGGCATCAGCACATACTTTGTCAATGCTTGAATGAAATGTCATCCAACACAAACAGAATGACTTggcaaatgtttgtctttttcattCTCAAATCACTCAAATCATTGCTACAATGCACTTCCAAAGTTTCATTCATTATCAATAATAATGATTGCGGTTAGTTAAATTCATGTTTGAATTCTAATACTTGAGTCAACGACTCATATTTACATCCCAATtctacaaaagaaaaacaacgcAACCACAAACTAACCATTGAATTGATTCTggttatttttcactttgagcAAAAGGGACCCTGTTCCACAAATGTATCTCATATGAAATGCTGTACatgtgtacattttataatCATAATTAGCTATAATCGCTTACAGTTGACATTTTTCCATGATGTAATAGATGCTGCAGTGATTAGGGGTATTAAAAATGCTGAAACCTCTAGCAAAGGGAGGGTAGAGAGCTGGATACAGTGTAAAGCTGAAACTTGGAGTTCATTCAATTTACTGGTCCCCCAAACATTGAATAATGTCCTATTGtgtccacacaaaaaaacatcaccGCATCAACACCAGAGCATTTGAAGCTAGCCCTCTTGCtgttaaataatgttaaaatgtcTTGTTTTAACACTATCCCAGACCTAGCCCTAacctcagccaatcagaatacATTCCAGATCTGTTAACCATTGAGTTGTTCCAATACTAATCCTATCATTAAATCTGTAATCACATAGAATTAATGAAGTCCAAAATACGTCAGAAATAGACGTTCGTCCATGAAATGTCACATTTCGACATGAACCTGCAAGACCTTGTTGCCGGCAAGTTTCGGAAAGCTTTAACACTCAGACCTGTCACACAACCCAGCTCTGTTGAACAGGTATATGACCTGGATTGGATGTAGAGGGAACATTACAAGGACGTCATGAACACGTTTACAACCCTGACACCCAACAGGCCCTTTTGCAGTGGACGGGTGGGTGAACTAGGGTGGTCGATTGATTTGCAGAGTCAGTTCTGGGTGATTGCCTGTTTGGATGACCCAGAATGGTCACACAACGGAGCCCTTGGACGATGAGAGGTGGATGGAGTGAATGCGGGTGGCCAGAGTTTTCTCCAGATCATGGAGGACATCGGAGATGGGGCAGGGGCAGGATGCAGGGCTCTCCACAGCCGGCGTCTCATACAGCAGCTGTTTGAAAGCCTCCACCTCAATCAGCAGCACCATGTTCTTCAGGAAGTAGCCCTCGATGAAGGCTGCTAGCTCACTGGCACCGAGGAACTAAACAGAGCATACGGATACAGTCAGAACTAGAgaataatgcatttattttaataataaataaattctatttattttaataataaatacttttttttaggCCAATTCTTTTTTAGATCGTAGCGGTTATTGGCTAATATTTAATACTGATATTCCATAAAGTGTAATTAGTAAATTACAATTTACTGGTCCTTCACTAATAAAGTCAATACATTTAGTGAATACATTTAGTAAAATAAAGTGTCAAGAAAATACTAAGAATTATTAATATTCAGAATAACAAGCTAAGGTAGTGGTGATTGCCCATATCTCTTCACTTGAAGAGATTTTGGCCAACTATGAGCTCCTCCTGGAGGTGGGGAAACCAAATTCTGAACTCAGTTTTTAAACAGTTGTACAGTTTAGGACATCTTTCAGATTGGGTGCACAAGCTAAGGGTGTCATATCTTGCCACATCTTTTAATGTACTTAAAGAacctagttttgcattttttttactCCAGAATATACAGTTATCATCATTGGCAGGGAGGATGTCAGGCTTTAGGtacaatattttaatgttagtGAGTAATCATGTCAAGGATGGCTTCACCTCTGGGGTTGTTCTTGACCAGAGTTTGTCGCCAAGGCAGATTTCATTGACACCAAGCGAATGAAGTCACCTAGAATTGCTAGCCTGAAGAATTTGTTACAAAGCGGGTCCAAATTAGATTGCCTCCTGATATGGCGATTGTGGCAGTTAGTACACCACACACAGCAACAGCACTTTCACCCACAAGATTTCAATAAGGCGTGGAGTTACTAGCTAACTTATTTTTTGCATGTCCTTTTTTGTGAATCCAACTAAAACAGATATTTAGAACAGGACTTCAACTTTGGTTAATGTGGCAACTCCTCCATTTTTCAATAAGATATTGTTAAATGACTGCACAAGTGTAGACAATGAGCTAGCATCAAGGTTGCTGTCTGCTTGCTGAGGATGTTCACAGCTAGAGTAGACACATTCTGACTGGTGTTAGTGGTGGTGGGACAGCATCCTAAGACTGAACACTGATGGTGCACCTGGACTAGTAATAGAGGAACTATCAGAGACAGACAAGGCCGACGGCCGACTGAATACTAAACACCATATTGGCAGTCCAATATAGTGGTTCTCTAGTTAGAACCCAAACTCACTATCCTGCTGGTGTTCTATTTTCTAGTCTGATACATACGTTTGCATCATTTCTGTCCTGTATCTTAGTGCAGTTGAGTGTGATCCTCTTTTAGAGTACAGCTTCATGTGTTATGCTACATGCCTTATTGTCATTGCCTCTCACCTTGGCATGTTTGTAAATGTCCACACAGGTTTCGGTGGTGATGTTCTTGGAGCAGATGATCTCACAGTGTCGCTGAAGGGCCTCTAGTTGAAAGAATTTTGCTGCAGACAGAAGCTGTTGAAAAAGAGAGCTTAAACTCGCCCAGGATAAAGTAGGGTCAAGACTCTACTGCCTATCCTGCTTCAGCTATTTCTTTAAACCTTAATGATTCCATATTAAGAATATGGAACAGGTATAATATTAAAACACCTGCTAAGCTAAAGACTGTGTGACTATTATGGCTGCCATGTgattaacataaaacataattaaGCATAATTAAGGCCAGGCACCACCTTCTAATAGGTTTTTCCCCCTTTATCAGttgaaagtattcagaaatTCAAgatatttttgtctttgtatgttttttatttaactattaTAATATGCAAATGAGGCTCAACGTCCTTAAATATCCACTTACATGCATATTATGAGACCATGTTTTTCAACACATTACTTCAAGgcagaatgttttttgtttttctgttgtttattgTGAATGACTCTCCTTTAGAgactgaaaaatatttactaGCACATGAAAACTTGTCCTTTTGAGGAAATGGTGAGATAAAGATATAATTAGAATGTACTTTCCAGAAATAAGAATGACTCAGCACAAAACATCATGTCTACTAAGTATATACACAGTCTGGACTAGCTAAAGATATGCTCCGGAAAACAAGCTTTTGAATGAAATATGATTCAACTTAGAAAGTTAAAAAAATAGTGGGTGAATGTCTACATAAAACATGCTAACAATAACACCATTTATGCTAGATGCAGTTGATGGATTTGAGATAAAATTATATGAATCAAGAATTTATATAAGTGATTTGTCCATTTTATGAAAGTATGGAAAATGGATAGACGCAAAATACCTATTTTTAACTGTGGTGCCTGGCCTTAAGCCaaaggagggggtgtggtatatggccaatatagcacagctaagggctgtccCTAAGCACAGCGCAACATGGACTGCATGGCTCCTAATAACAGCAACACTTTTGTTCATTTACCACAAACCAATATATGTGTTCTTAGTATTACAAACAAATTTCCAACATGAATAGGAAAGTGAAATTTTGTGAACACTGCATCCAGGACCAAAATGATCCAGTTTAtaatgaacatgttttaattctTACCTCCATAATCTCAGTATTCCTGATGTGCAGTGATTCAGTGCCGCCACAATACAGATACTGCATTACCAGCTGTAACAGAACAGTGACAGGTGTAGCCAAAACCAGATCTACCAATACTGCAACACTACTCATTCTACCATTACAAGTTGGTACTGTATAAGCACTATTTCATGCAATAGTATAGCATGTGTGTAACCGGGAAAGACACAGGGATGGGACACCACCCGGAAGAGATCTGATTGGGGGCAAGAGTGCCTCGTCAAGGGATGTCAGCCTAGCTGCATTCAAGGCTGTCAGCTTGTGGTGCGTTCATGGGCCCCATTTTGCAGCCCCGGACCTGGTGGTTCTCCCTGGGGCGTTGGCCCATGCTGGTGGAGGAAAGGATGCGTTCCAGCCACACCTGTCAATGCTCCAGAGTTTTGCCAACTTTCTAGGCAGATTGAGTGCAGATATCTTCTCTTCTAGCGCTTGAACATTCTGCTTTGCCTGATGTGTATAGCATGGCTGCCCCCCTTTGGAGGTTTACGGTATGACACTACTGTAGAGCAAGTCCAAGTTGAACTATTCAACCACAGTATTTCCTGTAATTTAGTCAGAGTTGTTCATAAAAAAGGTTACCTGGAATATGTTGTACTTGACATGACTGATTTCAATGCAGGTGTTCTCTGCTGCTGGTCGGTTTTGGAGCAGAGACTTAAATCTGTAGACAGGGGGTCGATAAAACATTCGGACAAGTTTGACAAAGTGTGTGGCATCCTATACATTCAATCATTATTTATCTTTATACCCCCCTTCCCATAACTGACCGACTGACTTATCATTCAGGGACTCACCTGGCTGAAGCCGTAAATAACAGGACTTTATGTGCATAGAAGGGTTTTCCTTCCACCAGGAATGTTACGTCAGACATCTCCTTGTTGTTGAGGAAGTGAGGGTCTGAAAGAAggcaatgaaaatgtatatatttcccCACGCTGATGACATTGCAGCAATTTAGCAAACTGTTATCAAACACAATAATTCTACTCAGCTCATTACTTTTCTACTGCATATGGCATTTTGATTTTCAATCTGAAAAGCAAGTTTCCGTTATTAATGACACCCTCAGGACGTTCATAAGAGCAACTCCTAATTTatgaaatcatacattttttaaacgaTCTAACACTGCTGAAGATATTACACTAAGGGCAAGGAGTTAGAACATACTAACAGTCCACGTACAATCCTGTTTTCTCATTTGCACTCTAGATGGCGCTAAAGGCTTTTTCAATGTCAGTTCACTGACACAACCAGAACTGCCAACACACTGTGTAGCAGAACATTCCTTCACTTTTCAAGCTTTTGTTTAAGCTCCCATTACGCAGTCACCTTTGGATGATGATCAGTAATAATTCTAATTTACATAGGGCTATTACTCTGCTAGCATTAAAGAAAATCGCTTAACTCCTTATTGGGCAGTTTATTAAAGTGAACAGATCTTACTCTCAGGCAGAGAGAGGTCGAGGGAGACCTACGCCACTAGGCCGTATGGCGTACAGCCTTTTTTTAGTCTGTTTCCGTTATTCCACAAAGTTCTATCTCGCTCTTCAGTGATGGTGTGGTGGCTCAACAACGCTCTCCATTAGTGAGAGAGCTGTGCACTTTGACAGACACTCCAACTACGAGTTCGAGAGATTTAGAcacattcaccttttttttttgccgaAATTCCCCTGAACTTCATCCCTTTTAGATGCAACACGGACAAAGACCCGAGTAACAGCCGGCTCTCTGGAAATGTACGGAATGGATACAATTACATGAAACTGGACCAGCACCTTCTTCCACTCACCAAGGCGTGAGGTCTGCTTCCTCTTGATCTCCGTTAGCTTAGGGATGGGGAAGGGACCATAACACTGGGTGAAGATCACAGACAGTTGCTGGCTGATCACCTCATTCTGAAGGCCAGAAACACAGGGAGAGGAAAGGACATCAGTGTAAATGGAAACGAAACAGCTACCACCTGCTGAAAGAGGAGGAATCACTCAGTCCATGGAGGCGAACACTGCAATTCATGGATCAAcactctgtaaaagcactttgtgacaacttccGATGTACAAAGggctttattaatacattttagtgaTTGATACAAtgatatataattatttttaatgatttGCCACTTTTCTGCCTCATTATCTCTAGCAGCTATATGGCAGTGTGGTACAACTACATAAATATTTGGTAAAAGGGGATAAAAGGTCCTTAAAAAGCTTATCTATggcattaaagggatagttcaccctAATAACAAAATGGATCATGAGTGTCCTTATCCTGGGagccagtgtttcccaatcctggtcctgagGACCCCAGGGGGTGCATATTTTAGTTTTgcccctagcactcacacacctgattcaaatgaaagacttgatgataggttgattacatcaatcaagtgtgtaagtggtagggcaacatttgaatcaggtgtgtgagtgcaccttttggggtccccaggaccaggattgggaaacacagcTGTAAGCAGTTTATGCCAGGTTTGAAATGAACCCATGCTTTGGTTTAGTTTCCAGGCAATGTTTCCGCATGctagcattttattttgtgtcccAAATCTCATCCAAGTCTAGAGACCCATGTAACCATTTGTCGTGCATCATATCCAAACTGTCCAAAAGTATCTGAAATATATTCTGAGGCTGAACACAGACCCATACAGATGACTTGAAAATGCTGCATGTTTGTACGATTACTAGAATAGGATGGACTTCTTACAGAGAAAGGACACCAAGGTGCATTTTGTGTCCATTTAATgcgtaaaaaatatattttcaacatGTATACCTAGAGGATGGGTATTTGCTTCATCCAATCACCAGAAATGTCATTCTGTTTGaaattacagtttttaaaatattttatctttACAAATACAAAGCTTCACATTCAATACGCACAGCAGACACTATTACACAAAGTACATGTTTGACTCAGACTTCAGGACCAGATCAAAATTATACAGAACCGCAGAAATTAAGCAGGAACTAAAACTTGACATCACAGTCAACAGCAAGTGATgaacaagaaaaacaagaaatattAATAGAAACATGTGATGAAAGGGGTTGAAAGACCAAAGTTTTTCTCAGCCATGTAACTCAGACCGCACAGAATCAGTCGGTGAACATATAATACATCAGGACCACGTTCCAAGGAAGAAGTCTTCAAAACATTCTGGAactaatgtgttttaaaaaaaaatgtaccaggtaagttgactgagaagacattcttatttacagcattGACCTAGAAGCAATAAGGGCTAACTGCCTTGCTCACGGTCAGAACGGCCAATGTTTCAGCTCGTCATCTCATTCAACTCACAGCGACagcctttcagttactggtcagatgctgaaACCAAGGCTACCTGCAAATGATTCTCATTAGACAATCGCAGGGTCCGCTGTGTTCCATCCAGCATATTTTAATGAACACCACCACGTTAAGTTAGGGAAATTTCAGCCCTGATGAAAGGCAGAATCCCATTACCTTGCTGGCGCGGAGGATCTGGAACATAAGGGGCAGGCCGTGGGTGATGAGCTCCTCTGTGTACTCCTCCTCCTGGATACAGCTGAAGTCCTTCAGTAGACCCTGGATAAGGGGGCGTCGGTGCTGAAGGAAACAGGTACGCAGAGACTCAAGCCAGGTGTGCAGAGTCCAGGGGACACCTGGGCAGACCAAAGGTAGTCAGTAAATAACAAGAACACAAAAACGCCGCTAGCTAGTGCAAACAGCAGGAAAAGCAACGGTCTGCAGAACGGCTGAAGCACCACGTCCGCCGCGCGCGATGATGTCAGCGGATGAGCTAAAGAGCGCTGCTGTTGTTCTATGTGGTGCCGATGGGGTGGTGCTGAGGTTGTAGGACGTGCATTCATGGCAATGCCTTTGGTTGTTTTGGACAGTATATGGAGTATGTGGAAATTCCGATTCTGAGTGAAAGTCCAGCATACGGTACTGCACAATGACCATGCACTAGCATTAGTGTTGCTATCTACAGTGCATGTTTGCCATGGTCACTGATGTGAGGATTATTCCGCGTAAGATGATTTGGTGGGTAATGTTTGTAGCTCCCAGCGACAAGCATCTACAGTGAGGCGTGTTTAAGTCAGACCCGGGTCAAACCAATACGTCCAATACTTTCGAATAGTTGAGGTTTGCCTGATGGTACAGGGCGGGTCGGCCGTTTCCACTTTTGGGTCTGTTCCATTTCTCCAGAGGGCCTAACCGAGTCAAGCATGCTTGATGTTTTTGAAAGTATTTCAGTACGTTTGACCCAGGGCTGGGGTGCATGTTAATTCTGACCTAAGCTGCGGATGTCTATGGTGATGTCCACATGGCCGTGCTCAGCACTATGGTACATGGCCTCTCTCAGGGCCCTCAGTTTGGCCTTTCCTGTTCGGAGGAGGGTCCCGTCAGCTTGGGGTGGTCTCTTCTCCACAGGCCCCGAGCTCTCGGCCAGGATTTCCTCCAGAGAAAGGACGTCTCCCTTTTCTTTCTCGGACTGGGACAGAAGCTTCCGGAACACATTCCTAAATGGAAAGGTTTTTTTAATGTCGGATTTAGTACAACAGAAAACCTAATCACCTAATGTAACAATGAGCTAAACAGTCAAGAAACCCCCAGCACAACGATGATCTTCACACTTCACAGATTCAATATGTTTTTACACATTCTTCCATCTCAATAGAATTTCCATAGGTCCACTCCAGTGTCCTCGTTTATTTTCTAAGCCAAGGCAGCGTGACCAGATTGAACGGCACATTCCACTCACGTCCCTCCTCCTGCAGGACGCATCTCCCCTAGAGCTGCACCACCACATACAATATAAACCTAGCTACCTGGAGCGTGACTTTCAACATTCTAGAAATGGACTCTGTTTCATATTCGGTTGCAACCTATACAGACGTGGTCAATTAATGTAGCCATGTATACAGAGTGCTAAAAAGAAGCCCAGAACAATTATTTCTGTGCTTGAATCTTTTGCAGTGCAGCACAACAAAGTGGATAAATATAGAAGAGGGAAGACAGTTAATGCAGTAGAGTACAGTATATAAAAACATCTACGACTGTTTTGGTCTGGTCTAGACCTGCTTGTTGAAACTGTGAGTCATTAGACTCAGACTGAGTCAGCAGCATTTAGGACACAGCCGGCACAAACAACTGGTCATGGTGTTCCTTTAGAGGAAGACACTAATACTGCCACCATCCCAATGTCAAGGCAGACCATTGTGAATCTACTTAAAGAATATCCCCCACTGTCCTCCAATAACTGAAACTgtaaaaaagttatattattgcTGAGAAAAGCATGGCAAACTGTGATCCAATCACATACTGTGATAATATATAGCAATGGTTTGACAAATATTCTTCATGAATTTAATATTTCCGGCATATTTTTGTCCTTCACTTACTGATGTAGAATCATTCTACCATTGTATAAGTGGAGGGTGATGAGAGCTGGGACTCTGGTGCACTTCAGAATGTGATGAGTTCCTTCCACTCTTCCAggtctttttctttccaaaatgtGATCACtcacaaacaaaatcaatgagCTACACCGTCTCACAACTAGTTCAGCCACGGAACCCAAGTGGGCGTATACGCTCTGCGATGCATCAGAGATCACTCGTATCACAGTCTTAAGATTTCCTAATCTAATATGGTGGTCTATTTAAGTTGGACAGGGTACTCACTCAGTCTGCTACTCTGCTGGTCGTCTTAACAGGCGGTTGCTAAACCCACCCACCATCCCAGCCTCTACCTGTTGGTTCTGTTTCTTTCTGCGGGGGGGATAGGTACTGTGTGCTGTCCCTTGCTCATTGCCATAGGTATTGctattataatattacagtgttaatgttattgtatACACTATAATGGGATGGCAGTGAGTGACTCCAAAAGAACAGAACCTTACGGCAATCAACATGTTTAGCATTGTTTTCTCTAATCAATAGTTAAACCAAGACGTGGCGCTCCCCATCTGAAATGGAATCGTTGCTCAATGACTATATTCTCAAAGCTGTTGTAACCCCCAGTAAACCTTCCAGCTGTACTGTTCTGATCACATCCTGGGACAATACAGTAAATCTAAACGTGAGTCTGAGGTTAGATTCTAGGAGATTTATGTAGTGCCCAAAAGGACTCACAGCTGCACAGCCAAAACAGTATTAACTGTTTGATACCAAGAGAACAAAGAtagcactggtgagctcagcaatgGCAACCGACCTGGAAAACTAAAGAAGACCTCTACGGTTTATAACAAATGAACGATCAACATATTGCAAAAAATCCCACACAACAGtctgacagatcaggaacactctgCAGGAGGTAGGCATGGATGTATCAGCCACTATCATCCACAGAAGACTTAACCAGTGAAAATACAGAAATTatgaaaaggcaaaaaaataataatattagacTAGTTGTTTGTGAAATTATGTCCATCCATAATATTAATTCAATATTataaaatgtgctttacaatgttGGTAGCTGGAGGCATCTTTTCAAGTGTAGCGATACTGTAAAACATTCCCCAAATGCTGCAGTGTGCTCTTCGTGTAATTGATTGTCTTAATATTGCAGCTTTGGCATCGGCTTTCCACTCTACTCAATTTTCTGACAGATCTATGTGCTCTGAATGTTAATGGGCTTTCTCCTGCTCTGCTGCGGGAAATTACGGTGAAACCGAATGACTAAGTGCCACTGAATGGACTTCTGAGCTTATGCTGTAGGAAAGGGAGACACTGCAGTGAAGGCTTGTGAGAGTGAGTAGTTCAGTGATTTGATTATGCATTTTCAGACAACAGACAggtcaatggacctacagcattGCTGTTTGTCCGTGAAATTCTAAATGTACGTAAGGCTTTTAGATGCCTCTGTGCACGTGCGTTTTCATGTCcttgcgggtgtgtgtgtgtgtgttacctgtgtcCATGTGACGCTGCTAGGCTGTATGAGTTCATGTCCCCGAGTGGGGCAGACGAGATGCCGTTTCTGTACATGGTGCCGATCATGGGATCGGCCCCTCTCTCCAACAACAGGCTGACCAGCTCAAAGTTCCCTGAGGTGAACAACATGCAATGTTATAAACTCAGCTTGACCAGTTTCCATAAGCTTGGCAACATGTTTTAACCATAAACAAGTTGAATTTACACTGGTTAGATGgatccagttttttttttacgaacGAACTTGATACGGTGCCGAGTGTCGTTGCAGTACCATATAAACCGTATTCTTTGTACGGTTCAGAGCCACAGGTCCAACCACTATACTGTTTGTGTCATTTTCAagaatttatatattttccaaatttcCCAGTTTGATTGGAATAGTTAGTTATTTTTTATGCTGGTTCTCCAAGACAGGATATTAAATGAGCTTAATGAAACcaaacttttattttgtaaagctTTACATTACCCGTTTGATTCACAGAAGGGCTTAACCCATTTTAGCTACCACCACAGAGAGATTTAGTTTCTGTGTTTAAAGTGTAGCACAAATGGCTGAAATAGAATAAGCGCATTAAGAAATTACAGTGAAGTGGAATGAGTCATTAGCATCTGTGAGGTActctctaaaataaaaaatacatggcATGAAAACTAAAAAATCTTTCAGAAATGTCTTCTGTAATGCAATATTATGCTCATGTTCTGTCATTAGGAAATCGGAACTTTTTCTTTGGATCTGCGCTCACAATGAGCTTACACCAACGGTAACCATGGCAACACATGGCGTAGGCCTATATTTTGCAAGGGTCTGGTAGAGCCAAATGCTCAGGTTAAGAAGCAAccgtatgtgtttttttttctattgtttttttaagaaaatgaaaataagttgTAAACGCGTTCCGGCAAGATGTGTTCACACCTACAATGTCGATCAAACACTCAGCTTTGCATACATCCATTCTTCCGTATGACATTTACCCACGGCCAATACCACAGCTTGCCAAACAAAGTGG from the Esox lucius isolate fEsoLuc1 chromosome 23, fEsoLuc1.pri, whole genome shotgun sequence genome contains:
- the LOC105027830 gene encoding ankyrin repeat and BTB/POZ domain-containing protein BTBD11-A isoform X4 is translated as MTVSTWATPLLHQKLQSASLHSHLTGVLSLPDSLNLHRDQQRSGKGGEGVVYSQADLRTLEQSLLATRVGSIAELTDLVSRAMHHLQPLHIKNPSNGTPVHQKSSSVHWEPEALYTLCYFMHCPQIEWENPNVEPSKVTLQTERPFLVLPPLMEWIRVAVAHTEHRRSFSVDSDDVRQAARLLLPGVDCEPRQLKADDCFCATRKLDAASTEAKFLQDLGFRMLNCGRTDLVKQAVNLLGPDGINSMSEQGMTPLMYACVRGDEAMVQMLLDAGADINSEVPSTVNKHPSVYPETRQGTPLTFAVLHGHVPVVQLLLDNRASVEGALQDGAENYTETPLQLASAAGNFELVSLLLERGADPMIGTMYRNGISSAPLGDMNSYSLAASHGHRNVFRKLLSQSEKEKGDVLSLEEILAESSGPVEKRPPQADGTLLRTGKAKLRALREAMYHSAEHGHVDITIDIRSLGVPWTLHTWLESLRTCFLQHRRPLIQGLLKDFSCIQEEEYTEELITHGLPLMFQILRASKNEVISQQLSVIFTQCYGPFPIPKLTEIKRKQTSRLDPHFLNNKEMSDVTFLVEGKPFYAHKVLLFTASARFKSLLQNRPAAENTCIEISHVKYNIFQLVMQYLYCGGTESLHIRNTEIMELLSAAKFFQLEALQRHCEIICSKNITTETCVDIYKHAKFLGASELAAFIEGYFLKNMVLLIEVEAFKQLLYETPAVESPASCPCPISDVLHDLEKTLATRIHSIHLSSSKGSVV
- the LOC105027830 gene encoding ankyrin repeat and BTB/POZ domain-containing protein BTBD11-A isoform X5, with amino-acid sequence MTGVLSLPDSLNLHRDQQRSGKGGEGVVYSQADLRTLEQSLLATRVGSIAELTDLVSRAMHHLQPLHIKNPSNGTPVHQKSSSVHWEPEALYTLCYFMHCPQIEWENPNVEPSKVTLQTERPFLVLPPLMEWIRVAVAHTEHRRSFSVDSDDVRQAARLLLPGVDCEPRQLKADDCFCATRKLDAASTEAKFLQDLGFRMLNCGRTDLVKQAVNLLGPDGINSMSEQGMTPLMYACVRGDEAMVQMLLDAGADINSEVPSTVNKHPSVYPETRQGTPLTFAVLHGHVPVVQLLLDNRASVEGALQDGAENYTETPLQLASAAGNFELVSLLLERGADPMIGTMYRNGISSAPLGDMNSYSLAASHGHRNVFRKLLSQSEKEKGDVLSLEEILAESSGPVEKRPPQADGTLLRTGKAKLRALREAMYHSAEHGHVDITIDIRSLGVPWTLHTWLESLRTCFLQHRRPLIQGLLKDFSCIQEEEYTEELITHGLPLMFQILRASKNEVISQQLSVIFTQCYGPFPIPKLTEIKRKQTSRLDPHFLNNKEMSDVTFLVEGKPFYAHKVLLFTASARFKSLLQNRPAAENTCIEISHVKYNIFQLVMQYLYCGGTESLHIRNTEIMELLSAAKFFQLEALQRHCEIICSKNITTETCVDIYKHAKFLGASELAAFIEGYFLKNMVLLIEVEAFKQLLYETPAVESPASCPCPISDVLHDLEKTLATRIHSIHLSSSKGSVV